One Acetobacterium sp. KB-1 DNA segment encodes these proteins:
- a CDS encoding DNA-binding protein has product MLDKLIKTTILTVGLLFCLSGGVLAADVIELNQLVENAEAMDGKTVTVIGEAIGEAMERGDYAWVNINDGSNAMGIWMPLNDAQRIRFFGDYKHIGDQLQVTGVFNRACVEHGGDVDIHSASIAIVTAGYATTETVPFPKIVIGLVLVFLASVFGLIYYQVIKKSDG; this is encoded by the coding sequence ATGTTGGACAAACTAATAAAAACGACGATTCTTACGGTTGGTCTGCTTTTCTGTCTCAGTGGTGGGGTCTTGGCCGCCGATGTGATCGAGCTAAATCAACTGGTGGAAAATGCTGAAGCAATGGACGGTAAAACCGTCACCGTCATCGGTGAAGCCATTGGCGAAGCGATGGAAAGGGGTGATTATGCCTGGGTCAATATCAATGACGGCAGTAATGCCATGGGCATCTGGATGCCTCTTAACGATGCCCAACGCATTAGATTTTTCGGGGATTATAAGCATATCGGCGACCAGCTCCAGGTTACCGGCGTGTTTAACCGGGCCTGTGTTGAACATGGCGGCGATGTCGATATTCATAGTGCTTCCATTGCGATAGTGACGGCCGGTTATGCCACCACTGAAACCGTACCATTTCCAAAAATCGTCATCGGACTTGTGCTGGTATTTCTGGCTTCGGTTTTTGGCCTGATCTATTATCAGGTCATAAAAAAAAGTGATGGCTAA
- a CDS encoding PaaI family thioesterase — translation MEKEMIEIIKNDQFAKLVGLELVKVELGYAEVRMVITEKHLNGVGIVQGGALFTLADFAFAAAANADGKVTIGINANITYSKPAKGKTLLAKAMETSSSRSLCNYTVDIFDEDNAVLVAKFNATGFIKN, via the coding sequence ATGGAGAAAGAAATGATTGAGATTATAAAAAACGATCAGTTTGCCAAACTTGTTGGATTGGAATTGGTAAAGGTTGAACTGGGATATGCCGAAGTAAGAATGGTGATCACAGAAAAGCATTTAAATGGGGTTGGCATCGTCCAGGGAGGCGCTCTCTTCACCCTGGCGGATTTTGCCTTTGCGGCGGCGGCAAACGCCGACGGTAAAGTGACCATCGGTATCAATGCCAATATCACCTATTCCAAACCAGCCAAGGGAAAAACGCTACTGGCCAAAGCCATGGAAACCTCTTCCAGCCGAAGCCTTTGCAACTATACTGTAGATATTTTTGATGAAGACAATGCGGTGTTGGTTGCGAAATTTAATGCGACCGGGTTTATTAAGAACTAA